In Gambusia affinis linkage group LG06, SWU_Gaff_1.0, whole genome shotgun sequence, one DNA window encodes the following:
- the mre11a gene encoding double-strand break repair protein MRE11 isoform X3: MMRKYCMGDSPVTFNILSDQTINFNTTQFPWVNYQDENLNISIPVFSIHGNHDDPTGAEGLCALDLLSASGLVNHFGHSHSVERIEISPILLQKGSTKLALYGLGSIPDERLHRMFVNKQVTMLRPKEDRDNWFNLFAIHQNRSKHGPTNYIPEQFLDDFIDLVVWGHEHECLITPTRNEQQLFYVTQPGSSVATSLSPGEAAKKHIGLLRVKGRKMCLQKIPLKTVRQFFIQDVVLADYEDLFTPDTPQVTKKVENLCYAKVSEMLEEAERERLGCPLTPEKPLIRLRVDYSGGFETFNTSRFSQKFVDRVANPKDIIHFLRKREQKEGVKDEFNVDYNKLVKPAAVEGLRVEDLVKQYFEAAEQKVQLSLLTEQGMGKAIQEFVDKDEKDAIEELITYQLEKTQRHLQSRGVTTEQDIDAEIQKFRDSKKNTTEEEDDIKEAINRARAHRMERGDLDLSDEPADVTMDSDEDSGMLPAPTRGRGRGGGRGRGSRGGAKGGGSAASEAKPAGRGRGRGRSQRSAPASQTRNIFQAFQATSQRSQIGESTSSAAEEVIIDDSDEDIPVMKATRPTPRSSSLSSSSFPRYSSQSQSQTSRGVAFEDSDEEDNPFKGHSRGSRR; this comes from the exons ATGATGAGGAAATACTGCATGGGAGACTCGCCTGTGACCTTCAACATCCTCAGTGACCAGACTATTAACTTCAACACAAcaca GTTCCCCTGGGTGAACTACCAGGATGAAAACCTGAACATTTCTATCCCTGTCTTCAGTATTCATGGCAACCACGATGATCCAACTGGG GCGGAAGGTTTGTGTGCTCTGGACCTGCTGAGTGCCTCTGGTCTCGTCAATCACTTTGGTCACTCTCACTCTGTGGAGAGGATAGAGATTAGTCCAATCCTCTTGCAGAAAGGCAGCACCAAGCTGGCCCTGTATGGTCTTG GTTCGATCCCGGATGAGCGCCTGCACAGGATGTTTGTCAACAAGCAGGTTACCATGCTTCGACCCAAAGAGGATCGAGATAATTGGTTTAACCTCTTTGCAATTCACCAGAACAG GAGTAAACATGGTCCCACAAACTACATTCCCGAGCAGTTCCTGGATGATTTCATTGACCTGGTTGTGTGGGGCCATGAACACGAGTGTTTGATTACTCCAACGAGAAATGAGCAGCAGCTTTTCTATGTGACGCAGCCAGGAAGCTCTGTAGCCACCTCCCTGTCGCCTGGAGAGGCCGCCAAGAA GCATATAGGACTGCTTAGAGTCAAAGGTCGTAAAATGTGCCTGCAGAAGATCCCTTTAAAGACAGTCCGTCAGTTCTTCATCCAGGATGTTGTGCTGGCTGACTACGAGGACCTCTTCACACCTGATACTCCTCAGGTTACAAAGAAGGTGGAGAACCTGTGCTATGCAAAG GTGTCTGAAATGTTAGAAGAAGCCGAGAGGGAAAGACTCGGCTGTCCACTCACACCGGAGAAACCTTTAATCCGACTGAGG GTGGACTACAGTGGAGGTTTTGAAACGTTCAACACCTCTCGCTTCAGTCAGAAGTTTGTGGACCGTGTGGCTAACCCAAAAGATATAATCCACTTCCTCAGAAAGCGTGAGCAGAAGGAGGGCGTCAAAG atGAGTTCAATGTCGACTACAACAAGCTAGTAAAACCAGCTGCCGTTGAGGGACTGAGAGTGGAGGACCTGGTTAAGCAGTACTTTGAAGCGGCTGAGCAG AAGGTGCAGCTGTCCCTGCTGACCGAGCAGGGCATGGGGAAAGCCATTCAGGAGTTCGTGGACAAAGACGAGAAGGACGCCATCGAGGAGCTGATCACCTACCAGTTGGAGAAGACGCAGCGGCATCTTCAGAGCAGAGGAGTAACCACAGAGCAAGATATTGATGCCGAG attcagAAATTCAGAGACTCCAAGAAGAATACGACTGAAGAAGAGGACGACATCAAGGAA GCCATTAACAGAGCCAGAGCCCACCGGATGGAGCGAGGGGATCTCGATTTGTCTGACGAGCCCGCAGACGTTACCATGGACTCCGACGAGGATTCAGGGATGCTTCCTGCGCCGACCCGAGGCAGAGGACGAGGAGGCGGCAGAGGGCGAGGAAGTCGGGGCGGGGCTAAGGGTGGAG GTTCTGCTGCATCAGAAGCAAAGCCAGCCGGTCGGGGTCGGGGTCGGGGTCGTTCCCAGAGATCAGCACCAGCATCTCAAACCAGAAACATATTTCAGG CTTTTCAGGCTACATCCCAAAGATCTCAAATAGGAGAATCAACTTCTTCTGCAGCCGAAGAG GTGATCATAGATGACTCAGATGAAGATATACCCGTAATGAAAGCTACCAGGCCGACTCCAAG ATCTTCATCGTTGTCATCATCGTCCTTCCCCAGGTACAGTTCTCAGAGCCAGAGTCAGACATCTCGAGGAGTTGCTTTTGAAGACAGTGACGAGGAG GACAACCCATTCAAAGGCCACAGTCGTGGTTCAAGAAGATAA
- the cep57 gene encoding centrosomal protein of 57 kDa — MEILSKTPTAESDRYKASRSSLAPSRRVSDTFSLSSYKTYPAHRSPINTPARHMSQTFSQDSYRPASPSKALPESSSAAILSALRNLQEKIRKLEFEKERAELSLCTLLKDGRRQSDNPEQRLLADEGIKRKTSEQSNCNQVLITHLAAAENRCEKLEGQLEQMKRMLPRTERTSLPNQEVNAVALTGKPGTSSQQPDGLSEYAQVEKLEKLEQEYLRLTRTQKNAEMKICALEKKIREEERQRRLFLDKANQLQTGMEANTMLLQSVSPRLPVRQFKEKKSSSKQPSSKHPEPHYRLSLRDIPFVTGTSVASSHSVRANVQAVLSLLKRHQPHLCNKHVLSRNADHSETSSQSDTSSTSSSTCGDELSELLEALQEELCLMSLEHGDLIKQMEASASEEERGTLQMEQERLLLRMESKEEQISKLCKHKSQIKKLRKKVKSEKNSRTEERFATRGRSEASTKAQLVERNKKNLMLLKEMRALQNSLQI; from the exons ATGGAGATACTTTCAAAAACACCCACAGCAGAATCCGATCGGTATAAG GCATCGCGTTCTTCTCTAGCACCTAGCAGGAGGGTGTCTGACACTTTTTCCCTGTCGTCTTATAAAACCTATCCTGCTCACCGATCTCCCATCAACACTCCTGCACGTCACATGTCCCAAACATTCTCTCAGGATTCATATCGTCCAGCATCACCCAGCAAAGCTCTTCCAGAGAGCAGCAGTGCAG CGATCTTATCTGCCTTGAGGAACCTCCAGGAGAAGATTAGGAAGCTGGAGTTTGAGAAAGAGCGGGCAGAGTTGAGCCTTTGCACTTTATTGAAGGACGGACGTCGGCAAAGTGACAACCCTGAGCAGAGACTCCTCGCTGATGAgggcataaaaagaaaaacaagtgagCAGTCAAACTGTAACCAAG TGCTGATCACCCACCTTGCGGCTGCAGAGAATCGTTGTGAGAAGCTGGAAGGACAGTTGGAGCAGATGAAGAGGATGTTGCCCAGGACAGAACGCACCAGCTTGCCCAATCAGGAGGTGAACGCAGTG GCTTTAACAGGGAAACCTGGTACAAGTAGTCAGCAGCCTGATGGACTGAGCGAGTACGCTCAGGTGGAAAAGCTGGAAAAACTTGAGCAGGAATATCTCAGGCTGACTCGCACACAGAAAAATGCAGAG ATGAAGATCTGTGCATTGGAAAAAAAGATACGAGAAGAGGAGCGCCAGAGAAGGCTCTTTCTGGATAAAGCCAATCAG CTACAGACAGGTATGGAAGCCAACACGATGTTGCTGCAGTCCGTTTCTCCACGTTTACCTGTCAGACAATTCAAAGAGAAGAAATCCAGCTCAAAG caacCTTCTTCAAAACACCCAGAGCCTCACTACAGACTGAGCCTAAGAGACATACCATTTGTCACTGGAACG TCGGTCGCCTCCAGCCACTCAGTCAGAGCCAACGTTCAGGCAGTCTTGTCCCTCCTGAAACGGCACCAGCCTCATCTCTGCAACAAGCACGTCCTGTCTCGCAACGCAGATCACTCTGAAACGAGCAGCCAGTCAGACACTTCCTCCACCTCGTCGTCCACTTGCGGAGACGAGCTGTCGGAGCTGCTAGAAGCCCTacaggaggagctgtgcctcaTGAGTTT GGAGCACGGCGACTTGATTAAGCAAATGGAAGCGAGCGCCTCTGAAGAGGAAAGGGGAACGCTTCAGATGGAGCAGGAGAGGCTACTGCTGAGAATGGAGAGTAAAGAAGAACAGATCAGTAAGCTCTGCAAGCATAAATCACAG ATAAAGAAGCTAAGAAAGAAGGTGAAGTCTGAGAAGAACAGTCGAACTGAAGAAAGATttgccaccagagggcgctctGAAGCATCAACTAAAGCTCAACTAGTTGAGAGAAACAAGAAGAACCTGATGCTTCTGAAAGAGATGAGGGCTCTGCAAAACTCTTTACAGATCTGA
- the mre11a gene encoding double-strand break repair protein MRE11 isoform X1 — protein MSSENTLDDEDTFKILISTDIHLGYLEKDAIRGSDSFNTLKEILECAKENQVDLILLGGDLFHENKPSRRCLHSCITMMRKYCMGDSPVTFNILSDQTINFNTTQFPWVNYQDENLNISIPVFSIHGNHDDPTGAEGLCALDLLSASGLVNHFGHSHSVERIEISPILLQKGSTKLALYGLGSIPDERLHRMFVNKQVTMLRPKEDRDNWFNLFAIHQNRSKHGPTNYIPEQFLDDFIDLVVWGHEHECLITPTRNEQQLFYVTQPGSSVATSLSPGEAAKKHIGLLRVKGRKMCLQKIPLKTVRQFFIQDVVLADYEDLFTPDTPQVTKKVENLCYAKVSEMLEEAERERLGCPLTPEKPLIRLRVDYSGGFETFNTSRFSQKFVDRVANPKDIIHFLRKREQKEGVKDEFNVDYNKLVKPAAVEGLRVEDLVKQYFEAAEQKVQLSLLTEQGMGKAIQEFVDKDEKDAIEELITYQLEKTQRHLQSRGVTTEQDIDAEIQKFRDSKKNTTEEEDDIKEAINRARAHRMERGDLDLSDEPADVTMDSDEDSGMLPAPTRGRGRGGGRGRGSRGGAKGGGSAASEAKPAGRGRGRGRSQRSAPASQTRNIFQAFQATSQRSQIGESTSSAAEEVIIDDSDEDIPVMKATRPTPRSSSLSSSSFPRYSSQSQSQTSRGVAFEDSDEEDNPFKGHSRGSRR, from the exons ATGTCTTCAGAAAACACATT GGATGACGAGGATACATTCAAGATCCTGATTTCCACTGATATTCACCTCGGTTACCTTGAGAAAGACGCGATTCGCGGCAGCGACTCCTTCAACACGCTGAAAGAAATCCTGGAATGTGCCAAGGAGAATCAG GTGGATCTCATCCTGCTGGGCGGGGATTTGTTTCACGAGAACAAGCCGTCAAGACGATGCCTCCACAGCTGCATCACTATGATGAGGAAATACTGCATGGGAGACTCGCCTGTGACCTTCAACATCCTCAGTGACCAGACTATTAACTTCAACACAAcaca GTTCCCCTGGGTGAACTACCAGGATGAAAACCTGAACATTTCTATCCCTGTCTTCAGTATTCATGGCAACCACGATGATCCAACTGGG GCGGAAGGTTTGTGTGCTCTGGACCTGCTGAGTGCCTCTGGTCTCGTCAATCACTTTGGTCACTCTCACTCTGTGGAGAGGATAGAGATTAGTCCAATCCTCTTGCAGAAAGGCAGCACCAAGCTGGCCCTGTATGGTCTTG GTTCGATCCCGGATGAGCGCCTGCACAGGATGTTTGTCAACAAGCAGGTTACCATGCTTCGACCCAAAGAGGATCGAGATAATTGGTTTAACCTCTTTGCAATTCACCAGAACAG GAGTAAACATGGTCCCACAAACTACATTCCCGAGCAGTTCCTGGATGATTTCATTGACCTGGTTGTGTGGGGCCATGAACACGAGTGTTTGATTACTCCAACGAGAAATGAGCAGCAGCTTTTCTATGTGACGCAGCCAGGAAGCTCTGTAGCCACCTCCCTGTCGCCTGGAGAGGCCGCCAAGAA GCATATAGGACTGCTTAGAGTCAAAGGTCGTAAAATGTGCCTGCAGAAGATCCCTTTAAAGACAGTCCGTCAGTTCTTCATCCAGGATGTTGTGCTGGCTGACTACGAGGACCTCTTCACACCTGATACTCCTCAGGTTACAAAGAAGGTGGAGAACCTGTGCTATGCAAAG GTGTCTGAAATGTTAGAAGAAGCCGAGAGGGAAAGACTCGGCTGTCCACTCACACCGGAGAAACCTTTAATCCGACTGAGG GTGGACTACAGTGGAGGTTTTGAAACGTTCAACACCTCTCGCTTCAGTCAGAAGTTTGTGGACCGTGTGGCTAACCCAAAAGATATAATCCACTTCCTCAGAAAGCGTGAGCAGAAGGAGGGCGTCAAAG atGAGTTCAATGTCGACTACAACAAGCTAGTAAAACCAGCTGCCGTTGAGGGACTGAGAGTGGAGGACCTGGTTAAGCAGTACTTTGAAGCGGCTGAGCAG AAGGTGCAGCTGTCCCTGCTGACCGAGCAGGGCATGGGGAAAGCCATTCAGGAGTTCGTGGACAAAGACGAGAAGGACGCCATCGAGGAGCTGATCACCTACCAGTTGGAGAAGACGCAGCGGCATCTTCAGAGCAGAGGAGTAACCACAGAGCAAGATATTGATGCCGAG attcagAAATTCAGAGACTCCAAGAAGAATACGACTGAAGAAGAGGACGACATCAAGGAA GCCATTAACAGAGCCAGAGCCCACCGGATGGAGCGAGGGGATCTCGATTTGTCTGACGAGCCCGCAGACGTTACCATGGACTCCGACGAGGATTCAGGGATGCTTCCTGCGCCGACCCGAGGCAGAGGACGAGGAGGCGGCAGAGGGCGAGGAAGTCGGGGCGGGGCTAAGGGTGGAG GTTCTGCTGCATCAGAAGCAAAGCCAGCCGGTCGGGGTCGGGGTCGGGGTCGTTCCCAGAGATCAGCACCAGCATCTCAAACCAGAAACATATTTCAGG CTTTTCAGGCTACATCCCAAAGATCTCAAATAGGAGAATCAACTTCTTCTGCAGCCGAAGAG GTGATCATAGATGACTCAGATGAAGATATACCCGTAATGAAAGCTACCAGGCCGACTCCAAG ATCTTCATCGTTGTCATCATCGTCCTTCCCCAGGTACAGTTCTCAGAGCCAGAGTCAGACATCTCGAGGAGTTGCTTTTGAAGACAGTGACGAGGAG GACAACCCATTCAAAGGCCACAGTCGTGGTTCAAGAAGATAA
- the mre11a gene encoding double-strand break repair protein MRE11 isoform X2 — MSSENTLDDEDTFKILISTDIHLGYLEKDAIRGSDSFNTLKEILECAKENQVDLILLGGDLFHENKPSRRCLHSCITMMRKYCMGDSPVTFNILSDQTINFNTTQFPWVNYQDENLNISIPVFSIHGNHDDPTGAEGLCALDLLSASGLVNHFGHSHSVERIEISPILLQKGSTKLALYGLGSIPDERLHRMFVNKQVTMLRPKEDRDNWFNLFAIHQNRSKHGPTNYIPEQFLDDFIDLVVWGHEHECLITPTRNEQQLFYVTQPGSSVATSLSPGEAAKKHIGLLRVKGRKMCLQKIPLKTVRQFFIQDVVLADYEDLFTPDTPQVTKKVENLCYAKVSEMLEEAERERLGCPLTPEKPLIRLRVDYSGGFETFNTSRFSQKFVDRVANPKDIIHFLRKREQKEGVKDEFNVDYNKLVKPAAVEGLRVEDLVKQYFEAAEQKVQLSLLTEQGMGKAIQEFVDKDEKDAIEELITYQLEKTQRHLQSRGVTTEQDIDAEIQKFRDSKKNTTEEEDDIKEAINRARAHRMERGDLDLSDEPADVTMDSDEDSGMLPAPTRGRGRGGGRGRGSRGGAKGGGSAASEAKPAGRGRGRGRSQRSAPASQTRNIFQAFQATSQRSQIGESTSSAAEEVIIDDSDEDIPVMKATRPTPRYSSQSQSQTSRGVAFEDSDEEDNPFKGHSRGSRR, encoded by the exons ATGTCTTCAGAAAACACATT GGATGACGAGGATACATTCAAGATCCTGATTTCCACTGATATTCACCTCGGTTACCTTGAGAAAGACGCGATTCGCGGCAGCGACTCCTTCAACACGCTGAAAGAAATCCTGGAATGTGCCAAGGAGAATCAG GTGGATCTCATCCTGCTGGGCGGGGATTTGTTTCACGAGAACAAGCCGTCAAGACGATGCCTCCACAGCTGCATCACTATGATGAGGAAATACTGCATGGGAGACTCGCCTGTGACCTTCAACATCCTCAGTGACCAGACTATTAACTTCAACACAAcaca GTTCCCCTGGGTGAACTACCAGGATGAAAACCTGAACATTTCTATCCCTGTCTTCAGTATTCATGGCAACCACGATGATCCAACTGGG GCGGAAGGTTTGTGTGCTCTGGACCTGCTGAGTGCCTCTGGTCTCGTCAATCACTTTGGTCACTCTCACTCTGTGGAGAGGATAGAGATTAGTCCAATCCTCTTGCAGAAAGGCAGCACCAAGCTGGCCCTGTATGGTCTTG GTTCGATCCCGGATGAGCGCCTGCACAGGATGTTTGTCAACAAGCAGGTTACCATGCTTCGACCCAAAGAGGATCGAGATAATTGGTTTAACCTCTTTGCAATTCACCAGAACAG GAGTAAACATGGTCCCACAAACTACATTCCCGAGCAGTTCCTGGATGATTTCATTGACCTGGTTGTGTGGGGCCATGAACACGAGTGTTTGATTACTCCAACGAGAAATGAGCAGCAGCTTTTCTATGTGACGCAGCCAGGAAGCTCTGTAGCCACCTCCCTGTCGCCTGGAGAGGCCGCCAAGAA GCATATAGGACTGCTTAGAGTCAAAGGTCGTAAAATGTGCCTGCAGAAGATCCCTTTAAAGACAGTCCGTCAGTTCTTCATCCAGGATGTTGTGCTGGCTGACTACGAGGACCTCTTCACACCTGATACTCCTCAGGTTACAAAGAAGGTGGAGAACCTGTGCTATGCAAAG GTGTCTGAAATGTTAGAAGAAGCCGAGAGGGAAAGACTCGGCTGTCCACTCACACCGGAGAAACCTTTAATCCGACTGAGG GTGGACTACAGTGGAGGTTTTGAAACGTTCAACACCTCTCGCTTCAGTCAGAAGTTTGTGGACCGTGTGGCTAACCCAAAAGATATAATCCACTTCCTCAGAAAGCGTGAGCAGAAGGAGGGCGTCAAAG atGAGTTCAATGTCGACTACAACAAGCTAGTAAAACCAGCTGCCGTTGAGGGACTGAGAGTGGAGGACCTGGTTAAGCAGTACTTTGAAGCGGCTGAGCAG AAGGTGCAGCTGTCCCTGCTGACCGAGCAGGGCATGGGGAAAGCCATTCAGGAGTTCGTGGACAAAGACGAGAAGGACGCCATCGAGGAGCTGATCACCTACCAGTTGGAGAAGACGCAGCGGCATCTTCAGAGCAGAGGAGTAACCACAGAGCAAGATATTGATGCCGAG attcagAAATTCAGAGACTCCAAGAAGAATACGACTGAAGAAGAGGACGACATCAAGGAA GCCATTAACAGAGCCAGAGCCCACCGGATGGAGCGAGGGGATCTCGATTTGTCTGACGAGCCCGCAGACGTTACCATGGACTCCGACGAGGATTCAGGGATGCTTCCTGCGCCGACCCGAGGCAGAGGACGAGGAGGCGGCAGAGGGCGAGGAAGTCGGGGCGGGGCTAAGGGTGGAG GTTCTGCTGCATCAGAAGCAAAGCCAGCCGGTCGGGGTCGGGGTCGGGGTCGTTCCCAGAGATCAGCACCAGCATCTCAAACCAGAAACATATTTCAGG CTTTTCAGGCTACATCCCAAAGATCTCAAATAGGAGAATCAACTTCTTCTGCAGCCGAAGAG GTGATCATAGATGACTCAGATGAAGATATACCCGTAATGAAAGCTACCAGGCCGACTCCAAG GTACAGTTCTCAGAGCCAGAGTCAGACATCTCGAGGAGTTGCTTTTGAAGACAGTGACGAGGAG GACAACCCATTCAAAGGCCACAGTCGTGGTTCAAGAAGATAA